The following proteins are co-located in the Pochonia chlamydosporia 170 chromosome 6, whole genome shotgun sequence genome:
- a CDS encoding HMG box protein (similar to Metarhizium acridum CQMa 102 XP_007810509.1): protein MLTAIGRAAARRVLLPSRTASSKLTQLPRGSVVFRLPNASTVFAAARPLSVSAWLREPTKTASTGKTKKTTATKKKTTTTKKKTTATKKKAKKVAAPKKKAKKVLSPEEQDKADLRLLKKMALLKGPALLPDSAWSVFVSNNIATGQGKLTDQIKDVSAKFSGLSVSEKEALESTAQSNKNANKTTREKWVTDYPVEAIYMANIARRRIARKLDKSRLYLIHDERLPKRARTPYILFIMSRYSHVHSQSADARPQDTFRAMSEEWKALSESEKQPFKEASTLEVQQTQVQLKELKEKAKAYWKAQGISSTQVF, encoded by the exons ATGTTGACAGCAATTGGCAGGGCCGCCGCCCGCCGAGTCCTGCTCCCCAGCAGAACGGCCTCATCTAAGCTCACACAGCTCCCCCGTGGATCCGTGGTGTTCCGCCTCCCCAATGCTTcgactgtgtttgctgccgCTCGGCCCTTGAGCGTGTCGGCTTGGCTGCGGGAACCAACCAAGACTGCTAGCACTGgaaagacaaagaagactACGgcaacgaagaagaagaccactacgacaaagaagaagactactgcaacaaagaagaaggccaagaaggttgCGGCGCCGAAAAAGAAGGCTAAGAAGGTGCTGTCGCCTGAGGAGCAGGATAAGGCGGAtctgaggctgttgaagaagatggctctGCTGAAGGGACCGGCATTGCTTCCTGACTCGGCGTGGTCTGTGTTTGTGTCGAATAACATTGCCACTGGACAGGGGAAGTTGACGGATCAGATTAAGGATGTTTCAGCGAAGTTTTCGGGGTTGTCTGTATCTGAAAAAGAG GCCCTTGAATCCACTGCGCAATCGAACAAGAACGCCAACAAGACGACACGCGAGAAATGGGTCACCGACTACCCCGTCGAAGCCATCTACATGGCTAATATTGCCCGACGCCGCATTGCGCGCAAACTCGACAAGTCACGCCTATATCTTATTCACGACGAGCGCCTGCCCAAGCGTGCCCGCACCCCGTACATCCTGTTCATTATGTCACGCTACTCCCACGTCCACAGCCAGTCTGCCGATGCTCGGCCCCAGGATACATTCCGCGCGATGAGCGAGGAGTGGAAAGCCTTGTCCGAATCGGAGAAGCAGCCGTTCAAAGAGGCGTCGACGTTGGAGGTGCAGCAGACACAGGTGCAGCTGaaggagttgaaggagaaggcaaaggcgtATTGGAAGGCACAAGGAATTAGTTCTACCCAAGTGTTTTAA
- a CDS encoding ankyrin repeat-containing domain-containing protein (similar to Metarhizium robertsii ARSEF 23 XP_007824587.1), whose product MFPALSALLVVIPAVRAADSWDDFSSNLATDLAPFLSLFGEQITKQYLSESITLLDYFIFAMAPMGILTAVVSAIRVCGSPSLRAFIGRAQEGAGNAEAELCSSTSRDVCELYNNGGIARVFGRPKILEVVHDMNPAKQDFADNGTAGLYTFREYVNRKDQDEWQGQSLHEVDESGRDMDLFAPNLSLNVGIKRQPPAVFWAVAILGLLLQSTVLAFAVVVTYFLRWEKDKSQPASYACPLTILGTILVCGGIFLCAFLVGQSTDEQRFYRNRDTKAGQAAGTNNRTQSCIYWVQPGRQVLGDQVFDAFCCSDSKNPLQEYIASWKKRSQSWSKNAELAVWAAVAITVTGFILQFIGLRGIHSAVSMFQLGAIMIMSAFRAALRMQRLKPEDNYFRTCPDEIVGHELDWLALRIGREGIQKDESSVSSPTSRSTSSAGYSTPTTDSHYFWKYTGLPKAGNRITLDPPNVSVLPCAAGKLLAYRSRLAQLTQSSPTQTKAVTSATSLEPGMVTVRQEAQRLRLAIESVINTIYSTAGLIKQEKRTARRLSWQINVAVPDNLSELQSINLLFVRDDSDAPWKMQDKFAVEGLLGLWLWSLKSDPVVEIEDRQNNFTMSRAVEIPARRIVATDINLQADLRLWLGGDASNLTEEMLRLSRPNCDNPSTIWQKSGEQYLSFVGNKLPEQLDSQIIRFFGWHAVDIPRTEGSNSYRIWTATTNNPLLSLCSQEILASFIASILVIADDVGGIDIQDSETRHLRLKNTLVSELTGVFTETQIGSKEDALLCILPSILHRLSLSSTEGALLAARKAADDHRKRHEWKKAEVLLRWVWRNSIQSHARVNSDVAQFTPRAATALGELYRWALCGNETKEFGFAGFKWLRQQKGDNDGILSEATGTVIDRYTEIAEQFGQQRTNPIRAGLHMALREGETATLLQLTQPSSLTMEAKGQALCKASEQGWPEVVLALLELGAEPDFKNEAEGSRTALSFAAQNGNLEVVKELISRQAFPNSADAAHRTPLSYACERGHSHIVKMLLADQRVDSDATDTDGNTALSFASKYGHDEVVLLLVRTGRVNPYVENASGKSALQLALEKNDLSIVQLLLKTDKTNENPANKSPDAALRWAAENGHEGIVRLLLQKTTLSVNLDTTDKHGWTPLLLAVRSGNVTIIKLLLDAGASPDVRTEAEETILHLAARNGDGTIFEILLRTKGVELKNARDGQERTPLWVAAQGGHVKIVELLLGTVAENDARNRFKQTPLRMAAQHGHCAVVKMLLESNCEPDARDCNERTPLWTAARNGHEQIVELLLQTHKVDPDAIDIAGHTPLWAAAENGHKIIMSLLSETGKVELDYSKRRLRTAKRD is encoded by the coding sequence ATGTTTCCCGCTCTCTCTGCTCTCCTGGTTGTCATCCCGGCTGTCCGCGCAGCAGATAGCTGGGATGACTTCTCGAGTAACCTTGCAACTGATTTGGCACCCTTCCTTTCCCTTTTCGGCGAGCAAATCACCAAGCAGTATCTAAGCGAGAGCATAACCTTGTTAGATTACTTCATTTTTGCTATGGCTCCGATGGGAATCCTAACGGCCGTAGTATCCGCTATTCGGGTCTGCGGCAGCCCTTCGTTGCGTGCTTTCATCGGCAGGGCTCAGGAAGGGGCGGGAAATGCTGAAGCCGAATTGTGCTCTTCCACTAGCCGGGATGTATGTGAGCTGTATAACAATGGAGGTATAGCCCGGGTCTTTGGGCGCCCCAAGATTCTCGAGGTCGTGCATGATATGAATCCTGCGAAGCAGGATTTTGCTGACAACGGAACGGCGGGATTATATACATTTCGAGAATACGTCAACAGAAAAGACCAGGACGAGTGGCAAGGACAGTCTTTGCATGAGGTCGACGAATCCGGCCGAGACATGGACCTCTTTGCCCCCAATCTGTCTCTCAATGTCGGCATCAAAAGGCAACCTCCGGCTGTGTTTTGGGCGGTAGCTATTCTTGGACTGCTTCTACAATCCACTGTTTTGGCCttcgccgtcgtcgtcacgTACTTCCTGCGTTGGGAAAAGGACAAGAGTCAGCCAGCATCATACGCTTGTCCCTTGACTATCCTAGGAACTATACTCGTCTGTGGTGGCATCTTTCTATGCGCCTTTCTGGTCGGACAGAGCACAGATGAGCAGAGATTTTATAGGAACCGGGACACCAAGGCTGGGCAAGCAGCAGGGACGAACAATCGGACACAGTCTTGCATATATTGGGTCCAGCCCGGAAGACAGGTTCTTGGGGACCAGGTTTTTGATGCGTTTTGTTGCAGCGACAGCAAAAACCCACTGCAGGAGTACATTGCCTCCTGGAAGAAGCGATCTCAGAGTTGGTCGAAAAATGCGGAACTGGCCGTCTGGGCAGCTGTTGCTATCACCGTTACTGGCTTCATTCTGCAGTTTATCGGCCTGCGTGGCATTCATTCTGCAGTGTCCATGTTCCAGCTTGGCGCCATAATGATTATGAGTGCCTTTCGGGCTGCGCTTCGCATGCAGCGGCTGAAGCCAGAGGACAATTACTTTCGCACCTGTCCAGATGAGATAGTTGGGCATGagcttgactggctggctttgCGAATCGGCCGAGAGGGTATTCAGAAGGATGAGAGTTCTGTGTCTTCACCCACCTCCAGATCAACGTCGTCTGCCGGATATTCCACGCCGACAACAGACTCTCACTACTTTTGGAAATACACTGGCTTACCCAAAGCTGGCAACAGAATCACTCTAGATCCCCCAAACGTTTCTGTACTCCCATGTGCTGCTGGTAAGCTGTTGGCCTATCGCAGTCGTCTCGCACAGCTGACCCAATCATCACCCACGCAGACAAAGGCTGTGACATCTGCCACAAGCCTCGAACCTGGGATGGTCACTGTGCGCCAAGAGGCCCAACGGTTGCGGCTAGCTATAGAGTCTGTCATCAACACAATATACTCAACCGCCGGACTTATcaagcaagaaaagaggACGGCGAGGCGTTTGAGCTGGCAGATCAATGTGGCCGTCCCTGATAACTTGTCGGAATTGCAGTCCATAAACCTGCTGTTTGTTAGGGACGATTCAGATGCACCTTGGAAAATGCAAGACAAGTTCGCCGTAGAGGGTCTACTTGGGTTATGGCTTTGGTCCTTGAAGTCGGACCCAGTTGTGGAGATCGAAGACCGGCAGAACAACTTCACCATGTCCAGGGCAGTTGAGATTCCGGCACGGCGTATCGTAGCAACTGATATAAACCTTCAAGCGGACCTGAGACTATGGCTCGGAGGTGACGCGAGCAACCTCACCGAGGAGATGCTGCGCTTATCCCGTCCCAACTGTGACAATCCGAGCACCATATGGCAAAAGAGCGGCGAACAATATTTGTCTTTCGTTGGCAACAAATTGCCCGAGCAACTCGATTCGCAGATAATTCGATTCTTTGGCTGGCACGCGGTGGATATCCCACGTACAGAGGGTTCCAACTCGTACAGAATCTGGACAGCAACCACCAATAACCCGCTCTTGTCTCTTTGTTCCCAGGAGATATTGGCATCGTTCATTGCAAGTATTCTAGTCATTGCGGATGATGTAGGCGGCATTGACATCCAAGATTCTGAAACTCGCCATTTACGTTTGAAAAACACCTTAGTATCTGAACTGACAGGAGTCTTCACCGAGACACAAATAGGATCGAAAGAAGATGCACTTCTCTGCATATTGCCCTCCATCCTACATAGACTGAGCCTTTCGTCCACAGAAGGTGCTCTGCTAGCTGCAAGGAAGGCCGCAGACGACCATCGGAAGCGTCATGAGTGGAAGAAAGCCGAAGTTCTGCTGAGGTGGGTTTGGAGAAATTCCATCCAATCTCATGCCAGAGTGAATAGCGATGTCGCTCAATTTACACCTCGCGCAGCCACTGCACTGGGCGAGTTGTATCGTTGGGCGCTATGTGGAAACGAGACAAAGGAGTTTGGCTTTGCCGGGTTCAAATGGCTTCGACAGCAGAAAGGTGACAACGACGGAATACTATCTGAAGCCACTGGAACCGTCATAGATCGATACACCGAGATCGCAGAGCAGTTTGGCCAACAGCGAACCAATCCTATACGTGCTGGGCTTCATATGGCCCTCAGAGAAGGGGAAACAGCTACCTTGCTGCAACTGACCCAGCCGTCCTCATTGACTATGGAAGCAAAGGGACAGGCTCTGTGCAAAGCTTCAGAGCAAGGCTGGCCTGAAGTTGTCCTGGCGTTGCTCGAATTAGGAGCAGAACCGGACTTCAAGAATGAGGCTGAAGGTTCGAGGACGGCACTATCCTTTGCCGCACAAAACGGCAACCTGGAAGTTGTCAAGGAGTTAATAAGCCGGCAGGCGTTTCCAAACTCAGCAGATGCCGCACATAGAACTCCATTATCCTACGCATGTGAGAGGGGGCATAGTCATATAGTTAAGATGTTGTTAGCAGATCAACGTGTCGATTCGGATGCTACAGACACTGACGGAAACACCGCTCTATCATTTGCCTCGAAATATGGACATGACGAAGTCGTCCTGCTGCTGGTCCGAACCGGAAGAGTCAATCCATACGTGGAAAACGCGTCTGGAAAGTCAGCGCTGCAACTAgccttggagaagaatgatCTGTCCATCGTTCAGTTACTTCTCAAGACCGATAAAACAAACGAAAATCCGGCAAACAAGAGTCCAGATGCAGCACTCCGCTGGGCAGCCGAGAATGGTCACGAGGGAATAGTACGGTTGCTGCTCCAAAAAACAACGCTGAGCGTCAATTTGGACACAACAGATAAACATGGATGGACGCCGCTATTGTTAGCGGTGAGGAGTGGAAATGTAACAATTATCAAACTGCTCCTTGACGCTGGGGCTTCGCCAGATGTGCGGACTGAAGCAGAGGAGACAATACTGCATTTGGCGGCAAGGAATGGAGACGGCACAATCTTTGAGATATTACTTCGCACCAAAGGTGTTGAGCTCAAGAATGCAAGAGATGGCCAGGAGAGAACGCCCTTATGGGTAGCGGCGCAAGGTGGCCACGTGAAGATTGTTGAGCTACTTCTTGGTACCGTGGCTGAGAACGACGCAAGAAACAGATTCAAACAAACGCCGCTACGAATGGCAGCACAACATGGCCACTGCGCCGttgtcaagatgctgcttgaGAGTAATTGTGAACCAGATGCCAGAGACTGCAATGAACGGACACCACTGTGGACAGCGGCGAGGAACGGACACGAGCAGATTGTTGAACTTTTGCTCCAGACTCACAAGGTTGACCCGGATGCAATTGACATAGCTGGGCATACACCGCTTTGGGCAGCAGCTGAGAATGGCCACAAGATTATCATGTCGCTTCTTTCCGAGACTGGGAAAGTTGAGCTGGATTATAGCAAAAGACGGCTACGAACTGCAAAACGGGACTGA
- a CDS encoding 20S proteasome subunit (similar to Metarhizium acridum CQMa 102 XP_007810510.1), with protein sequence MDHRPQAWGRPRDDVYGAYDASFMANNGPTTHTQQPIVTGTSVVALKFKDGVVIAADNLASYGSLARFTDVKRLRPFANASVVGFSGDISDMQYLDRHLTDLALTEAYDSPDSARLNASNLHRYLSKLLYRRRSKFDPLWNHLLVAGLDDKGAPFLAAADLLGTTYSAPSLATGFGAMLAQPIMRRHAPDEESVAKLTREEAVNIVKECMKVLFYRDARSLDSYSLAVVTKDGVDIKNDEKLEDQSWAFAERIKGYGTQTV encoded by the exons ATGGATCACCGACCACAAGCATGGGGCCGA CCCAGAGACGATGTCTACGGAGCATACGACGCCTCCTTCATGGCTAACAACGGCCCTACCACACATACTCAACAACCCATTGTCACAGGAACCTCCGTTGTGGCCCTCAAGTTCAAAGACGGTGTCGTCATTGCCGCCGACAATCTCG CATCATACGGCTCCCTCGCCCGCTTCACCGACGTCAAGCGTCTCCGTCCCTTCGCCAACGCCTCAGTCGTTGGTTTCAGCGGCGACATCTCGGACATGCAATACCTCGACAGACACCTAACTGACCTCGCCCTCACTGAGGCCTACGATTCTCCCGACTCCGCTCGCCTCAACGCCTCCAACCTCCACCGCTACCTCTCCAAGCTGCTCTACCGTCGACGATCCAAGTTCGATCCCCTATGGAACCACCTGCTCGTCGCCGGTCTGGACGACAAGGGTGCTCCTTTCCTGGCCGCCGCAGACCTTCTTGGAACGACGTACTCTGCACCAAGTCTGGCTACGGGATTCGGCGCCATGCTCGCTCAGCCAATTATGCGTCGCCACGCCCCCGATGAGGAGTCCGTTGCAAAGCTGACCCGCGAGGAGGCCGTCAACATCGTCAAGGAGTGCATGAAGGTTCTTTTCTACAGAGATGCCAGGAGTTTGGACAGCTACTCGTTGGCTGTAGTTACCAAGGACGGCGTGGATATTAAGAACGATGAAAAATTGGAAGACCAGAGCTGGGCTTTTGCGGAGAGAATCAAGGGCTATGGAACTCAGACGGTTTGA
- a CDS encoding glucosamine--fructose-6-phosphate aminotransferase (similar to Aspergillus terreus NIH2624 XP_001216025.1) — protein sequence MCGIFGYINYLVEKDRKFILDTLINGLSRLEYRGYDSAGLAVDGDKKNEVFAFKEVGKVAKLKACIDQSDVDLNKVFDSHAGIAHTRWATHGPPSTVNCHPHRSDPTWEFSIVHNGIITNYKELKTLLVAKGFKFETDTDTECIAKLTKYIYDQNPQIGFTDLAKAVIQELEGAYGLLIKSVHYPHEVIAARKGSPLVIGVKTQRRMKVDFVDVEYADDNTPLPAEAASQNVALKKNATDFLSPANSLLGAPDKSLLHRSQSRAFMTDDGMPMPTEFFLSSDPSAIVEHTKKVLYLEDDDIAHIHEGSLNIHRLKKADGSSNVRAIQTIELELQQIMKGKFDHYMQKEIFEQPESVVNTMRGRLDVDAKTVTLGGLRSYISTIRRSRRIIFIACGTSYHSCMAVRGIFEELAEIPISVELASDFLDREAPVFRDDTCVFVSQSGETADSLMALRYCLERGALTVGIVNVVGSSISLLTHCGVHVNAGPEIGVASTKAYTSQFIAMVMFALSLSEDRASKKARREEIMTGLSKVSDQIKTVLELDQPIKEMCEKVFKDQKSLLLLGRGSQFSTALEGALKIKEISYLHCEAVMSGELKHGVLALVDENMPIIMILTRDEIFKKSLNAYQQVIARKGKPIVICNPNDEEFVNSKAQKIEIPQTVDCLQGLLNVIPLQLIAYWLAVLEGLNVDFPRNLAKSVTVE from the exons ATGTG TGGCATCTTTGGATACATCAACTATTTGGTGGAGAAGGACCGCAAGTTCATCCTCGATACCTTGATCAACG GCCTTTCCCGTCTCGAGTACAGAGGATATGACTCTGCCGGTCTAGCAGTCGATGGTGATAAGAAGAATGAGGTTTTCGCTTTCAAGGAGGTCGGCAAGGTcgccaagctcaaggcttGTATCGACCAGTCCGATGTCGATTTAAACAAAGTCTTTGATTCACATGCTGGCATTGCCCACACTCGATGGGCTACCCACGGTCCTCCCTCCACCGTCAACTGTCATCCTCACCG ATCGGACCCTACCTGGGAATTCAGTATCGttcacaatggcatcattACCAACTACAAGGAGCTTAAGACGCTCCTCGTTGCGAAGGGCTTCAAGTTCGAAACCGACACCGATACGGAGTGCATTGCCAAGCTCACCAAGTATATTTATGATCAGAACCCGCAGATCGGCTTCACcgacttggccaaggcagtAATCCAAGAGCTTGAGGGAGCTTACGGTCTGTTGATCAAGTCTGTTCACTACCCACACGAGGTTATTGCCGCCCGCAAGGGCTCTCCCCTCGTCATTGGTGTTAAGACTCAGCGACGTATGAAGGTTGACTTTGTTGACGTCGAGTACGCTGATGACAACACCCCTCTCCCTGCCGAAGCTGCTTCTCAGAATGTGGCcctgaagaagaatgccacGGATTTCCTTTCTCCTGCCAACAGTCTGCTGGGGGCCCCCGACAAGTCTCTCCTGCACCGCTCACAATCCCGTGCTTTCATGACTGACGATggcatgcccatgcccaccGAGTTCTTCCTGTCTTCCGACCCCTCTGCCATTGTGGAGCACACAAAGAAGGTTTTGTACCTTGAGGACGATGACATTGCCCACATCCACGAAGGCTCCCTGAACATTCACCGTCTGAAGAAGGCCGATGGTAGCTCCAACGTCCGTGCCATTCAGACcattgagcttgagctccaGCAGATCATGAAGGGCAAATTTGACCACTACATGCAGAAGGAAATCTTCGAGCAGCCCGAATCCGTGGTCAATACCATGCGTGGCCGTCTTGACGTCGATGCTAAGACTGTAACTCTCGGTGGATTGAGATCGTATATCTCAACCATTCGCCGGTCTAGAAGAATTATCTTCATCGCTTGCGGTACCAGCTACCACTCTTGCATGGCCGTCCGCGGCATTTTCGAGGAGCTTGCTGAAATACCCATCTCTGTGGAGTTAGCTTCCGACTTCCTGGACAGAGAAGCTCCAGTGTTCCGTGACGACACGTGCGTTTTTGTCTCACAGTCTGGTGAAACTGCCGACTCACTGATGGCTCTCCGATACTGTTTGGAACGTGGTGCCTTAACTGTTGGCATTGTCAACGTTGTTGGTTCCTCGATCTCTCTTCTTACGCATTGCGGTGTCCATGTCAACGCCGGTCCTGAAATCGGTGTTGCCTCGACCAAAGCATACACCTCCCAGTTTATCGCCATGGTCATGTTTGCCTTGTCTCTGAGCGAGGATCGAGCGTCGAAGAAGGCTCGCCGTGAGGAAATCATGACTGGTCTTAGCAAAGTCTCCGACCAGATCAAGACCGTCTTGGAGCTTGACCAGCCAATCAAAGAAATGTGTGAGAAGGTTTTCAAGGACCAAAAGTCCCTTCTACTACTTGGCCGTGGTAGCCAGTTCTCCACTGCCCTTGAAGGTGCGCTTAAGATCAAGGAAATTTCCTACTTGCACTGCGAAGctgtcatgtctggtgaaCTAAAGCACGGTgtgttggctttggtggaCGAGAACATGCCCATTATCATGATTCTCACTCGAGATGAGATTTTCAAGAAGTCTCTCAATGCATACCAACAAG TCATTGCTCGTAAAGGAAAGCCTATCGTCATCTGCAACCCCAACGACGAAGAGTTCGTCAACTCCAAGGCGCAGAAGATTGAGATCCCCCAGACTGTCGATTGTCTCCAAGGACTTCTCAATGTCATTCCCCTGCAGCTGATTGCTTACTGGCTGGCTGTTCTCGAGGGTCTCAATGTTGATTTCCCTcgcaacttggccaagtctgTGACTGTTGAGTAA